From a single Nitrospirota bacterium genomic region:
- a CDS encoding RNA methyltransferase: MADSLPLLTRSQGAHIRELLLDRRVRAQEGAFVVEGAHAVRDLLTRYPSQILTIVTSHGYLLKEGQGDRLVRLAVSKPQYSCPDFQFSKLSDVDEPQGILALVRQPIWNEGTILSQRTVLGIFGEQLQDPANVGAIIRTAAGLNVSALWLTPDSADVYHSKVVRATSGVLLALPIFFIKDVSGLIQQGCQIFTAEVAGEGTVPIDEIRHVPRKCVFAVGNESRGLSAQIRTHATTRFTIPLSRDVESLNVAATVAIATFYLGRLPQVE, from the coding sequence GTGGCTGACTCACTTCCCCTCCTGACGCGCTCGCAAGGGGCGCACATCCGCGAACTTCTCCTCGATAGACGTGTGCGAGCACAGGAAGGCGCCTTCGTGGTCGAAGGCGCCCACGCTGTGCGGGATCTCCTCACCCGGTATCCGAGCCAGATCCTGACAATCGTGACGTCTCACGGTTACCTGCTCAAGGAAGGGCAGGGTGACCGATTGGTTCGATTGGCTGTCTCGAAGCCGCAGTATTCCTGTCCTGACTTCCAATTCTCGAAACTGTCCGATGTCGACGAGCCGCAAGGCATTCTCGCCCTGGTACGACAGCCGATATGGAATGAAGGAACGATTCTGAGTCAGAGGACTGTCCTGGGAATTTTCGGAGAGCAGCTACAAGATCCTGCCAATGTTGGAGCGATTATTCGAACAGCCGCTGGTCTCAACGTGAGTGCCCTGTGGCTCACGCCGGATTCTGCCGATGTGTATCATTCCAAGGTGGTTCGCGCCACGAGCGGGGTGTTGCTTGCGCTGCCGATATTTTTCATCAAGGATGTGTCAGGGCTGATTCAGCAGGGCTGCCAGATTTTCACTGCAGAAGTGGCAGGTGAGGGAACTGTTCCAATTGATGAGATTCGGCATGTGCCACGGAAATGTGTATTTGCCGTTGGCAATGAAAGCCGTGGTTTATCAGCTCAGATCCGCACGCATGCCACTACTCGATTTACCATCCCGCTCAGTCGCGACGTGGAATCCTTAAATGTTGCGGCGACAGTAGCCATTGCCACGTTCTATCTCGGGCGTCTTCCCCAAGTGGAATGA